GAAGCTGCCGCAGCCCATCAGGACCATGGTCAGCAGCATCATCGACTTGCGGCCGATCCGGTCGCCGAAGTGGCCGAAGACGATGCCGCCCAGCGGGCGGGCCAGGTAGCCCGCGGCGAAGGTGCCGAACGCCGCGATGGTGCCGACCGCCGGGTCGGCCCGCGGGAAGAACAGCTCGCCGAAGACGAGCGCGGCGACGGTTCCGTACACGAGGAAGTCGTAGAACTCGACCGCCGTGCCGAGCAGGCCGGAGACGGCGACGCGGCGCAACTGCCGGGGATCGGGGGCGACTTGAGCGGCGGGGACGGATGGCTGCACGGGAGCTCCCTGGGGACGGGTCTCGGTTGCCCCGTGAAGTTAGGCACCAGACGTGCAGCCGTCAATCATTTGCACAACATCAGTTCAGGCCGTCCTCCGCGATCCGCAGCAGCAGCGCGTGCAGCGTCTCCCGCTCGGCCGGGTCCAGGGGGCCCAGCAGTTCGCCGGTCACCCGCTGCCCGGCCTCGTCGGTGTCGCGGAGGAACGCGCGGCCGTTCCCGGTCAGCACGACGATCCGGCTGCGGCGGTCGTCGGGGGAGGGGCGGCGCTCGGCGAAGCCCAGCTTCTCCAGGTCGTCGACCAGGCCGACGATCGCGCTCGGGTCGTAGCCGAGCCGTGCGCTCAGCTCGCGCTGGAGGGTGCCGTCGGACGTGGCGAGGAAGCGCAGCACCGCGTAGTGGCGCAGGCGCAGGCCCGACTCCTGGAGGCAGGCGTTGAACAGCTGCCCCGAGCGCAGGCCCAGGCGGTACAGCAGGTAGCCCGTGTCGGCGTGCAGCCCTCGCATCCACGGCTCGTCCGCGTCGATGGACTTCGGGGTGGCGTTCTGGCGTGTGATGGCGGGCTCCCTGTGCTCGGTGCGTCTCGATGGCATCAGCATCTCGCACCTGTGCGGGCATCAACAACTATTGACGTCAACAATTATTGCTCTTAGCTTCGATCTCGCGCCCCGATCCGTGCGCTCGTACCGAACCCCGTGTGAAGGGATCCCCCGTGCCCAGCATCGATCTCTCCGGCAAGGCCGCCGTCGTCACCGGCAGCGGCCGGGGCCTCGGCCTCGCCTACGCCCATGCCCTGGCCGCCCACGGCGCGTCCGTGGTCGTCAACGACGTCGACGAGGCGGTGGCCGAGGCGGCCGTGAAGTCCATCACCGAGGCGGGCGGCACCGCCGTCGCCGAGGTCGTCCCGGTCGGCACGACTCAGGCCGCCGAACGGCTCGTGAACCGGGCGGTGGCGGAGTTCGGGCGCCTGGACGTCCTGGTCACCAACGCCGGCATCCTGCGCGACAAGGTGCTGTGGAAGATGTCCGACGACGACTTCGACGCGGTGATCACCACGCATCTGAAGGGCACCTTCACCTGCGCCCGGGCCGCCGCCGTCCGGATGCGCGAGCAGGGCGAGGGCGGCTCGCTGATCCTGGTCGGCTCCCCGGCCGGACAGCGCGGCAACTTCGGCCAGACGAACTACGCCGCCGCCAAGGCCGGTATCGCGGCGATGGCCCGCACCTGGTCCATGGAGCTGCGCCGCGCCGACATCACCGTCAACGCGATCGTGCCGGTCGCCGCGACCGCGATGACCGAGACCATCCCGGCCTTCGCCCCGTACATCGAGGCCATGCGCGGCGGCGAGCCGCTGCCGGACTTCCTGCGCAAGGGCGAGGGCTTCGGCACCCCCGAGGACTGCGCCGCCCTCGTCCCGTTCCTCGCCTCCGAGGCCGCGCGCGGTGTGACCGGTCAGTGCATCGGCATCGGCGGCGACAAGGTGGCACTCTGGTCGCATCCGCAGGAGATCAGGGCGGCCTACGCCGACGGCGGCTGGACCCCCGAGGCCCTCGCGGACGCCTGGCCCACCTCGGTCGGCGCCGAGCTCCAGTCGGTCGGCATCCCGGCGCCGAAGTTCCCGGAGGCGTGATGGACCCCGTGATGGACCCGGAGTCACTGGTCGCGATCGACGTCCACACCCACGCGGAGGTCTCCTCCAAGGGCCACTCCTCCCTGGACGACGACCTGCACGACGCCTCCTCCGCCTACTTCAAGGTCGAGGGGAAGCGGAAGCCCACGATCGAGGAGACGGCCGCCTACTACCGCGAGCGGAACATGGCCGCCGTGATCTTCACGGTCGACGCCGAGTCCGCCACCGGCACCCCGCCCGTCCCGAACGAGGAGGTCGCCGAGGCGGCCGCCGCCAACGCGGACGTCCTCATCCCCTTCGCCTCCATCGACCCCTTCCGGGGAAAGGCGGGCGTCAAGCAGGCCCGCCGCCTGGTCGAGGAGTACGGGGTGCGGGGCTTCAAGTTCCACCCCAGCATCCAGGGCTTCTTCCCCAACGACCGGGCGGTGGCGTACGACCTGTACGAGGTGATCGAGGAGACCGGCACGATCGCCCTCTTCCACACGGGCCAGACGGGCATCGGCGCCGGCGTCCCCGGCGGGGGCGGGATCACGCTGAAGTACTCCAACCCGCTCCACGTGGACGACGTGGCGGCCGACTTCCCGCACCTGAAGATCATCCTGGCGCACCCGTCCTTCCCCTGGCAGGACGAGGCCCTCGCCGTCGCCACGCACAAGCCGGGCGTGCACATCGACCTGTCCGGCTGGTCGCCGAAGTACTTCCCGCCGCAGCTCGTGCAGTACGCGAACACGCTGCTGAAGGACAAGGTCCTCTTCGGCTCCGACTTCCCCGTCCTCACCCCCGACCGCTGGCTCGCCGACTTCGAGAAGCTGTCGATCAAGGACGAGGTGCGCCCGAAGATCCTCAAGGAGAACGCCGCCCGCCTGCTCGGGCTGACCAAGACGTAAGGGGCGTGACATGCGCAACGAGGGACTGGGGTCGTGGCCCGCACGCCGGGCCCGCAAGACCCCGCACCGCACCGCCCTGATCCACGGCGGGAACGTCACCGACTACCGCACGCTCCACACCCGGACCACGCGCCTGGCCCACGCCCTGCGCGCCCGGGGCGTGCGCCGCGGCGACCGGATCGCCTACCTCGGCCCGAACCACCCCTCCTACCTGGAGACCCTGTTCGCGGCCGGCGCCCTCGGCGCGGTCTTCGTCCCCCTCAACATCCGCCTCGCCGGGCCGGAGATCGCCTACCAGCTCGCCGACTCCGGCGCGAAGGCCCTGGTCTACGGCCCGTCCCACGCCGGCCTGGTCGCGGGCCTGCCGGGCAGCACCGACGTACGCACCTACGTCGAGGTGGGGCCCGAGTACGAGGCGGCCCTCGCCCAGGCGCCGCAGGAGCCGATCGACGAACCCGTCGGCGCCGACGACACCTGCATCATCATGTACACCTCGGGTACGACCGGCCGCCCCAAGGGCGCCATGCTCACCCACGGCAACCTCACCTGGAACGCGGTCAACGTCCTCGTCGACACCGACCTGATCGCCGACGAGCGCGCCCTGGTCTCGGCCCCGCTGTTCCACACCGCAGGGCTGAACATGCTGACCCTGCCGGTCCTGCTGAAGGGCGGCGCCTGCGTCCTGGTCGAGGGGTTCGACCCGGACGCCACCTTCGACCTGATCGAACGGCACGGGATCACCTTCATGTTCGGCGTGCCGACCATGTTCGACCAGGTGGCCCGGCACCCGCGCTGGCCGGACGCCGACCTGTCCTCGCTGCGGATCCTCACCTGCGGCGGCTCCCCGGTCCCCACCCCGCTGATCGCCGCCTACCAGGAGCGCGGTCTGACCTTCCTCCAGGGCTACGGGATGACCGAGGCCGCTCCCGGCACGCTCTTCCTGGACGCCGAGCACGCCGTGAGCAAGGCGGGGTCGGCGGGCGTGCCGCACTTCTTCAGCGACGTACGCGTGGTACGGCCCGACCTGACGCCGGTCGACGTCGGCGAGGTCGGCGAGGTCGTGGTGCGCGGCCCGCACGTCATGCCCGGCTACTGGGGGCTGCCCGAGGAGACGGCCGCGTCCTTCGCGGACGGCTGGTTCCGCAGCGGCGACGCCGCCCAGGTCGACGAGGACGGCTACGTCCACATCGTCGACCGCATCAAGGACATGATCATCTCGGGCGGCGAGAACATCTACCCCGCCGAGATCGAGGACCGGCTCCTCGCCCACCCGGACATCGTCGAGTGCGCGGTGATCGGGGTGCCGGACGACAAGTGGGGCGAGGTGCCGCGCGCGGTCGTCGTGCCCCGCGAGGGCGCCGCGCTCGACCCCGACGAGGTGCTCGCCGGGCTCGCGGGACACCTCGCCAAGTACAAGATCCCGAAATCGGTGGTGCTGGCGGACGAACTGCCCCGCACCGCCTCCGGAAAGCTCCTCAAGTCCCGTGTGCGCAAGCGCTACGGCCACCAGTAAGGAACCGCATGAGCATCACCGTCAACGGCCTCGACGAACTGAAGAAGCTCGCCGGGAGCGACCTCGGCACCAGCGAGTGGATCGAGGTCACCCAGGAGCGGATCAACACCTTCGCCGACGCGACCGGCGACCACCAGTGGATCCACGTCGACCCCGAGCGCGCCAAGGAGGGCCCCTTCGGCGCCCCCATCGCGCACGGCTACCTCACGCTCTCCCTCTTCATCCCGCTCTTCACCGAGCTGCTGGACGTCCAGGGCGTGACGACGAAGGTCAACTACGGCCTGAACAAGGTGCGCTTCCCCGCCCCGGTGAAGGCCGGCTCCCGCATCCGGCTCACGGCGAAGCTCGCCGAGGTCGAGGACGTGCCGGGCGGGGTGCAGATCACCGTCGACGGCGCCATCGAGATCGAGGGCGGCGGCAAGCCGGCGGCGGTGCTGCAGAGCCTGTCGCGGTTCTACGCCTGAGGCCGCGCGGGCACCAGGTCCAGAAGGCGTTCCGAGGCGTCCCGGGCGAGCGGTGAGAGCCGCTCGTGCACGGCCCGGAACGTCTTCTCGGCCCGTTCCGCCGGCCAGTCGTCCGGCAGGTGCTTGACGGGCAGCCGCGGGTCCCGCCTGACGATCCGCAGCCACTCCGTCTGGAGCCGCAGCCGCAGCGCGAGCGCCTCGTCGGCCTCCGGGAGACCCTCCTGCCAGGGCTGCCAGCGCCGCACGAACCCCTCGTAGCCGGCGGCCAGGTCGGACAGCTCCCAGGTCTCCTCGATCATCTGCCCGATGTCCATCCCGGCGTCGGCGTGCGCCCGGAACACCTTCACGTGCGCGGACAGGCCCAGCTCGGCCACCAGGGCCGACACGTCGACCTCGCCCGGGGCGATCCACAGGCCGTTGAACAGCGGGCCGAAGCCGCTCCAGGTCAGCTGGGAGCGCAGGTCGTGGCGCTGGCGCTGCCAGGACTCGGGCAGGGAGAAACCGAGCAGGGTCCAGGTGCCGTCCCAGTGCCGGTTGACGGCACCGGTCTGCCAGATGCGCCGCTCGCCGTCGCGCAGCACCGCCTCCGAGCGTTCGGTCAGCCCGAAGTACATGCGGCGGCCCTCGCGCTGGCGGCGCAGCAGGCCGCGGCCCACCATGCGGGTCAGCGTGGAGCGGGTGGCCTGCTCGCCGATCCCGGCCCGGGCGAACACGTCGATGACGCTGCCCGAGTACACGCACACGTCACGGCCGAGCACCTGGTCGCCCAGGAACGTCAGCATGAGGGACTGGGGCCGCAGCGACTCTTCACCGGTCACGCGGCCCACCGTACCTCCGCCCGATCAGTCCGTGACCTGCTGGTACGCGGGGACGCGCGGCCATGTCCGCGACGCCTGCCAGGGCCGGGACGACGCCCCCTCCAAGAGGTCCGCGGTCACCACCCCGGCCGCCGTTTCAGGAGCCTTCCA
This genomic stretch from Streptomyces sp. Go-475 harbors:
- a CDS encoding MarR family transcriptional regulator; the protein is MRGLHADTGYLLYRLGLRSGQLFNACLQESGLRLRHYAVLRFLATSDGTLQRELSARLGYDPSAIVGLVDDLEKLGFAERRPSPDDRRSRIVVLTGNGRAFLRDTDEAGQRVTGELLGPLDPAERETLHALLLRIAEDGLN
- a CDS encoding MaoC family dehydratase, giving the protein MSITVNGLDELKKLAGSDLGTSEWIEVTQERINTFADATGDHQWIHVDPERAKEGPFGAPIAHGYLTLSLFIPLFTELLDVQGVTTKVNYGLNKVRFPAPVKAGSRIRLTAKLAEVEDVPGGVQITVDGAIEIEGGGKPAAVLQSLSRFYA
- a CDS encoding PaaX family transcriptional regulator C-terminal domain-containing protein, with the translated sequence MTGEESLRPQSLMLTFLGDQVLGRDVCVYSGSVIDVFARAGIGEQATRSTLTRMVGRGLLRRQREGRRMYFGLTERSEAVLRDGERRIWQTGAVNRHWDGTWTLLGFSLPESWQRQRHDLRSQLTWSGFGPLFNGLWIAPGEVDVSALVAELGLSAHVKVFRAHADAGMDIGQMIEETWELSDLAAGYEGFVRRWQPWQEGLPEADEALALRLRLQTEWLRIVRRDPRLPVKHLPDDWPAERAEKTFRAVHERLSPLARDASERLLDLVPARPQA
- a CDS encoding amidohydrolase family protein, with the protein product MDPESLVAIDVHTHAEVSSKGHSSLDDDLHDASSAYFKVEGKRKPTIEETAAYYRERNMAAVIFTVDAESATGTPPVPNEEVAEAAAANADVLIPFASIDPFRGKAGVKQARRLVEEYGVRGFKFHPSIQGFFPNDRAVAYDLYEVIEETGTIALFHTGQTGIGAGVPGGGGITLKYSNPLHVDDVAADFPHLKIILAHPSFPWQDEALAVATHKPGVHIDLSGWSPKYFPPQLVQYANTLLKDKVLFGSDFPVLTPDRWLADFEKLSIKDEVRPKILKENAARLLGLTKT
- a CDS encoding SDR family oxidoreductase — translated: MPSIDLSGKAAVVTGSGRGLGLAYAHALAAHGASVVVNDVDEAVAEAAVKSITEAGGTAVAEVVPVGTTQAAERLVNRAVAEFGRLDVLVTNAGILRDKVLWKMSDDDFDAVITTHLKGTFTCARAAAVRMREQGEGGSLILVGSPAGQRGNFGQTNYAAAKAGIAAMARTWSMELRRADITVNAIVPVAATAMTETIPAFAPYIEAMRGGEPLPDFLRKGEGFGTPEDCAALVPFLASEAARGVTGQCIGIGGDKVALWSHPQEIRAAYADGGWTPEALADAWPTSVGAELQSVGIPAPKFPEA
- a CDS encoding long-chain fatty acid--CoA ligase — its product is MRNEGLGSWPARRARKTPHRTALIHGGNVTDYRTLHTRTTRLAHALRARGVRRGDRIAYLGPNHPSYLETLFAAGALGAVFVPLNIRLAGPEIAYQLADSGAKALVYGPSHAGLVAGLPGSTDVRTYVEVGPEYEAALAQAPQEPIDEPVGADDTCIIMYTSGTTGRPKGAMLTHGNLTWNAVNVLVDTDLIADERALVSAPLFHTAGLNMLTLPVLLKGGACVLVEGFDPDATFDLIERHGITFMFGVPTMFDQVARHPRWPDADLSSLRILTCGGSPVPTPLIAAYQERGLTFLQGYGMTEAAPGTLFLDAEHAVSKAGSAGVPHFFSDVRVVRPDLTPVDVGEVGEVVVRGPHVMPGYWGLPEETAASFADGWFRSGDAAQVDEDGYVHIVDRIKDMIISGGENIYPAEIEDRLLAHPDIVECAVIGVPDDKWGEVPRAVVVPREGAALDPDEVLAGLAGHLAKYKIPKSVVLADELPRTASGKLLKSRVRKRYGHQ